In one window of Mesorhizobium sp. B2-1-1 DNA:
- the rfaD gene encoding ADP-glyceromanno-heptose 6-epimerase: MIIVTGGAGMIGSNIVAALNSEGHDDILVVDDLSDGHKIANLADLRIADYLDKDDFLARLEDGGLGRIEAVFHQGACSTTTEWNGKFMMEVNYAYSKRLLHACLALRVPFLYASSASVYGGGSEFREDAELERPLNVYAYSKKLFDDYVRRNVFDTDHSQVAGLRYFNVYGPREAHKDAMASVAFHLFNQVGRGENPKLFGAHDGFGPGEQSRDFIHVGDVADVNLWLWKRGASGIFNCGTGRAQPFRAIAETVIDALGKGEIEYIPFPDHLKGSYQSFTQADMSRLRAAGYNGQFRSVETGVRDYVEWLKAQRSS; encoded by the coding sequence ATGATCATCGTCACGGGCGGCGCCGGCATGATCGGCTCCAACATCGTCGCCGCGCTCAATTCGGAGGGCCACGACGACATTTTGGTCGTCGACGACCTGAGCGATGGCCACAAGATCGCCAACCTTGCTGACTTGCGGATCGCCGACTATCTCGACAAGGACGATTTCCTGGCCCGCCTCGAGGACGGCGGGCTCGGCCGCATCGAGGCCGTCTTCCATCAGGGCGCCTGCTCGACCACCACCGAATGGAACGGCAAGTTCATGATGGAGGTGAACTACGCCTATTCGAAGCGGCTGCTGCATGCCTGCCTGGCGCTGCGCGTGCCCTTCCTCTACGCCTCCTCGGCATCGGTCTATGGCGGCGGCTCCGAGTTCCGCGAGGACGCGGAGCTTGAGCGGCCGCTCAACGTCTACGCCTATTCAAAAAAGCTGTTCGATGACTATGTCAGGCGCAATGTCTTCGATACCGATCATTCGCAGGTCGCGGGCCTGCGCTACTTCAACGTCTATGGGCCGCGCGAGGCGCACAAGGACGCCATGGCCTCGGTCGCCTTTCATCTGTTCAACCAGGTCGGGCGTGGCGAGAATCCAAAGCTGTTCGGCGCCCATGACGGCTTTGGCCCCGGCGAGCAGAGCCGCGACTTCATCCATGTCGGCGACGTCGCCGATGTCAATCTGTGGCTGTGGAAGCGCGGCGCGAGCGGCATCTTCAACTGCGGCACCGGCCGGGCGCAACCCTTCCGCGCCATTGCCGAAACCGTCATCGACGCGCTGGGCAAGGGCGAGATCGAGTACATCCCCTTTCCCGACCACCTCAAGGGCAGCTACCAGAGCTTCACGCAAGCTGATATGTCGCGTCTGCGCGCCGCCGGTTACAATGGGCAATTCCGCAGCGTCGAAACCGGCGTCAGAGACTATGTCGAATGGCTGAAAGCCCAGCGATCCTCGTGA
- a CDS encoding LysE family translocator, translating to MPSTELLVAFFATTAIFAYIPGPAMLYAAAQTMARGRWSGLTAALGIHLGGYVHVFAAAAGLSVLFHAVPPLYMAVKLVGALYLIWLGVALFRKRAEGDMALPAIERKSACRAFFESIAVEVLNPKTAIFFMAFLPQFIDASAAFPVWLQFVVLGTTVNLMFSSADIVCVFLAGAVIGRLRRSSSAQRMMQRAGGAVLVGLGVHVALQKS from the coding sequence ATGCCGTCGACAGAGCTGCTCGTCGCGTTTTTCGCCACCACGGCGATCTTCGCCTATATTCCAGGCCCGGCCATGCTCTATGCCGCCGCGCAGACGATGGCGCGCGGCCGCTGGTCCGGCCTGACTGCGGCGCTCGGCATTCATCTGGGCGGCTATGTTCACGTCTTTGCCGCTGCCGCCGGCCTGTCCGTGCTTTTCCACGCCGTGCCGCCGCTCTACATGGCGGTCAAGCTCGTCGGCGCGCTCTACCTAATCTGGCTCGGTGTGGCGCTGTTCCGCAAACGCGCGGAAGGCGACATGGCACTGCCGGCGATCGAGCGGAAATCGGCTTGCCGCGCCTTTTTCGAGAGCATCGCCGTCGAGGTGCTCAATCCGAAGACCGCGATCTTCTTCATGGCCTTCCTGCCCCAGTTCATCGATGCCTCTGCCGCATTCCCGGTCTGGCTGCAATTCGTCGTGCTGGGCACGACAGTCAACCTGATGTTCTCCTCGGCCGATATCGTCTGCGTGTTCCTGGCTGGTGCCGTGATCGGCAGGCTGCGCCGCTCCAGCAGCGCCCAGCGCATGATGCAGCGAGCCGGCGGCGCGGTGCTGGTCGGGCTTGGCGTCCATGTCGCCTTGCAGAAGAGTTGA
- the rfaE1 gene encoding D-glycero-beta-D-manno-heptose-7-phosphate kinase → MTKHDPLSPEPLHRAIAHFGQATVLVVGDLILDRFVNGIIERISPEAPIPVLHGRGESLAMGGAGNVVANIISLGAAAIPVSVIGSDTAGDSLVRMLGELGADTTGLARERGRMTSSKSRFSALNQQVLRFDEEEIKPLGAAERAALVRHFRAALAHADIVILSDYGKGILLDGVAGELIAICREAGKPVLVDPKGRDYARYAGATAITPNRKELGEAVERPVFSDDEIVAAARELLAAHGFDFVVATRSEKGMSVVGPTEARHIATQAREVFDVSGAGDTVIATFALALAAGADPAAAASIANAAGGVVVGKRGTARLTVEELNGALFRSHGPSVHRDAILDAKSAARLVAAWKEEGLSVGFTNGCFDILHAGHVSLLHAARSQCDRLVLGLNSDASVRRLKGPERPVNDQHDRACVLAALASVDAVVVFDEDTPLALIEALLPDILVKGADYTVDTVVGADVVQKAGGRVVLVDLVAGKSTTGTIGRLRSAGNKN, encoded by the coding sequence ATGACCAAGCACGACCCACTTTCCCCCGAGCCCTTGCACCGCGCCATCGCGCACTTCGGCCAGGCCACCGTGCTGGTGGTCGGCGATCTCATCCTTGACCGGTTCGTCAACGGCATCATCGAGCGGATTTCGCCTGAAGCGCCGATCCCGGTGCTCCATGGGCGCGGCGAGAGCCTGGCGATGGGCGGCGCCGGCAATGTCGTGGCCAACATCATCTCGCTCGGCGCCGCCGCCATTCCGGTCTCGGTGATCGGCTCTGATACGGCAGGCGACAGCCTGGTGCGCATGCTCGGCGAGCTTGGCGCCGACACGACAGGCCTGGCGCGGGAGCGCGGCCGCATGACGTCGTCCAAGAGCCGCTTCAGCGCGCTCAACCAGCAGGTGCTGCGCTTCGACGAGGAAGAGATCAAGCCGCTCGGCGCGGCGGAGCGCGCGGCGCTGGTCCGGCATTTCCGCGCCGCGCTGGCGCACGCCGACATCGTCATCCTGTCGGATTACGGCAAGGGCATCCTGCTCGACGGCGTCGCCGGCGAATTGATCGCGATCTGCCGCGAGGCGGGAAAGCCGGTGCTGGTCGATCCGAAGGGCCGGGATTATGCACGCTATGCCGGCGCGACCGCCATCACGCCCAACCGCAAGGAACTCGGCGAAGCGGTCGAACGGCCGGTGTTCAGCGATGACGAGATCGTGGCCGCGGCGCGCGAGCTGCTTGCGGCGCATGGCTTCGACTTCGTCGTCGCCACGCGCAGCGAAAAGGGCATGAGCGTCGTCGGTCCGACGGAGGCGCGCCACATCGCCACGCAGGCGCGCGAAGTGTTCGATGTGTCGGGCGCCGGCGATACGGTGATCGCGACCTTCGCGCTGGCGCTTGCCGCCGGCGCCGATCCGGCCGCGGCCGCCTCGATCGCCAATGCAGCCGGCGGCGTTGTGGTGGGCAAGCGAGGCACGGCGCGGCTGACGGTCGAGGAACTCAACGGCGCGCTGTTTCGATCGCACGGTCCGAGCGTCCACAGGGATGCCATCCTCGACGCCAAATCGGCCGCACGGCTGGTGGCGGCGTGGAAGGAGGAAGGCCTCAGCGTCGGCTTCACCAATGGCTGTTTCGACATCCTTCATGCCGGCCATGTCAGCCTGCTGCACGCGGCGCGCAGCCAGTGCGACCGGCTGGTGCTCGGCCTCAACAGCGATGCCTCGGTGCGCCGGCTGAAGGGGCCGGAACGGCCCGTCAACGACCAGCACGACCGCGCCTGCGTGCTGGCGGCGCTCGCGTCGGTCGACGCGGTGGTGGTCTTCGACGAGGACACGCCGCTGGCGCTGATCGAGGCGCTTCTGCCCGACATACTCGTCAAGGGCGCCGACTACACGGTCGACACCGTGGTCGGCGCGGACGTGGTGCAGAAAGCGGGCGGGCGCGTGGTCCTGGTCGATCTCGTCGCCGGCAAGAGCACGACCGGCACCATCGGCAGGCTGCGCTCGGCCGGCAACAAGAATTGA
- a CDS encoding SIS domain-containing protein, with product MSELNDYLVRSAAAITALVERDLTGAMERAASAIVAALSSGKALLICGNGGSASDAIHIAGELVGRFLKERKGYNVIALPANAAVLTAWGNDYGFDTVFSRQVEAHGAAGGVLLAISTSGNSPSILAAAEQARTMGMTVIGLTGDTGGKLAPLTDILLNVPSTSTPIIQQGHLCLYHHLCEVVEARLSNG from the coding sequence ATGTCCGAACTGAACGATTACCTGGTCCGCTCGGCGGCCGCGATCACGGCGCTGGTCGAGCGCGATCTAACAGGCGCGATGGAACGTGCGGCGAGCGCGATCGTCGCCGCCCTTTCGTCGGGCAAGGCGCTGCTGATCTGCGGCAATGGCGGTTCGGCCAGCGACGCCATTCACATCGCCGGCGAACTGGTCGGCCGCTTTCTCAAGGAGCGCAAGGGCTACAATGTCATCGCGCTGCCGGCCAATGCCGCGGTGCTGACCGCCTGGGGTAATGATTACGGCTTCGACACCGTTTTTTCGCGCCAGGTCGAGGCGCATGGCGCGGCCGGCGGCGTGCTTCTGGCGATCTCGACCAGCGGCAATTCGCCGAGCATCCTGGCGGCCGCCGAACAGGCACGGACCATGGGCATGACGGTGATCGGCCTGACAGGCGACACAGGCGGCAAGCTCGCGCCGCTCACCGACATCCTGCTCAACGTGCCCTCGACCTCGACGCCGATCATCCAGCAAGGGCATCTGTGCCTCTACCATCACCTGTGCGAGGTGGTGGAAGCGCGCCTCAGCAATGGCTGA
- the gmhB gene encoding D-glycero-beta-D-manno-heptose 1,7-bisphosphate 7-phosphatase, which translates to MADKAPHPLAEPGLWVERIGGRVFPAGQPALFLDRDGTINVDTDYPSDPAEIELRPQMLPAIAAANNAGIPVVVVTNQSGIARGYFGWSAFADVNRRVLDLLRDQGVVVDMVLACAYHEAGVGPLGISDHPMRKPNPGMLFEAARRLDLDLRRSVIVGDKLADMEAGLGAGLPQGWLVGGEAQLRSGFVIRPLRDSSDLDGLIAAIGRLDGRAKPS; encoded by the coding sequence ATGGCTGACAAGGCGCCGCACCCGTTGGCCGAGCCGGGCCTGTGGGTGGAGCGGATCGGCGGCAGGGTTTTTCCCGCCGGCCAGCCGGCGCTGTTCCTCGATCGCGACGGCACCATCAATGTCGATACCGACTATCCCAGCGATCCGGCCGAGATCGAGCTCCGGCCGCAGATGTTGCCGGCGATCGCCGCCGCCAACAATGCTGGCATCCCGGTCGTGGTGGTGACCAACCAGTCCGGCATCGCGCGCGGCTATTTCGGTTGGAGTGCCTTCGCCGATGTGAACCGCCGCGTGCTCGACCTGTTGCGCGATCAGGGCGTTGTCGTGGACATGGTGCTGGCCTGCGCCTACCACGAGGCTGGCGTGGGGCCGCTGGGCATATCGGATCACCCGATGCGCAAACCCAATCCCGGCATGCTCTTCGAGGCGGCGAGACGCCTCGATCTCGATCTCCGGCGGTCCGTGATCGTCGGCGACAAGCTGGCCGACATGGAGGCAGGCCTGGGCGCCGGCCTGCCGCAGGGCTGGCTCGTCGGCGGCGAGGCGCAGCTTCGCTCCGGCTTCGTCATCAGGCCCTTGCGGGACAGCAGCGACCTCGACGGTCTCATCGCCGCCATAGGACGGCTCGATGGGCGAGCCAAGCCGTCCTGA
- a CDS encoding glycosyltransferase family 2 protein: MTRFASPISALIICMNEADMIGPCLESIDFCAEIVIVDSGSTDATLDIVRQFVAEGYPIKLLHNGWPGFPHQRQFALDHATQPWCLSIDPDERVDDRLRQSIVAAVETANAGISGWYIRRRDWLKGYGYAHRWVLHNRLLRLFRREGATMDVTARVHESFGVSGETSTIENGVLLHRREISVEEDLARANAYSSLKAATLVEKGKKPGLVRLVLSPLGNFLKFYLAKRYFLCGRHGFVYSMSVMIYSFATEAKLYEASQGSEPA; encoded by the coding sequence ATGACCAGGTTTGCAAGCCCGATTTCGGCGCTCATCATCTGCATGAACGAGGCCGATATGATCGGCCCGTGCCTCGAAAGCATCGATTTTTGCGCCGAGATCGTCATCGTCGATTCAGGCTCCACCGACGCCACGTTGGACATCGTTCGGCAGTTTGTCGCTGAGGGCTATCCGATAAAGCTGCTGCACAATGGCTGGCCGGGTTTTCCGCATCAGCGGCAATTCGCGCTCGACCACGCCACGCAGCCCTGGTGTCTTTCGATCGACCCGGACGAACGCGTCGACGACCGGCTGCGGCAGTCGATCGTGGCGGCGGTCGAGACGGCGAACGCCGGTATCAGCGGATGGTACATCCGCCGCCGCGACTGGCTGAAGGGCTACGGCTATGCCCATCGCTGGGTGCTGCACAACAGGCTGTTGCGGCTTTTCCGCCGGGAAGGTGCGACCATGGACGTGACCGCGCGGGTCCATGAATCCTTCGGCGTTTCCGGCGAGACCAGCACGATCGAAAACGGCGTGCTGCTGCATCGCCGCGAAATATCGGTCGAGGAGGATCTGGCCCGGGCAAATGCCTATTCCAGCCTCAAGGCGGCCACCCTGGTCGAGAAAGGCAAGAAGCCGGGCCTGGTGCGGCTGGTGCTTTCACCGCTCGGCAACTTCCTGAAATTCTATCTGGCCAAGCGCTACTTCCTGTGCGGCCGGCACGGCTTCGTCTATTCGATGTCGGTGATGATCTATTCCTTCGCCACCGAGGCCAAACTGTATGAGGCCTCGCAAGGCAGCGAACCGGCGTGA
- a CDS encoding Lrp/AsnC family transcriptional regulator, which produces MPLKADLDAIDWKILRELQADGRMTNVELSNRVGISAPPCLRRVKRLEEAGIIRGYRALLNAPALGLDVVAFCLVGLHHQADAELRIFAERTRGWPVVRDAWMVSGESDFLLHCVASDLGAFQTFVIEELTSTPNVDTVRTALTIRRVKDEGLVSFERP; this is translated from the coding sequence ATGCCGCTCAAGGCCGACCTCGACGCAATCGACTGGAAGATCCTGCGCGAATTGCAGGCAGATGGACGCATGACCAATGTCGAACTGTCGAACCGCGTCGGCATTTCGGCACCACCTTGCCTGCGCCGCGTCAAGCGACTGGAGGAAGCCGGCATCATTCGCGGCTATCGGGCGCTGCTCAACGCGCCGGCGCTCGGTCTCGACGTGGTCGCCTTCTGCCTGGTCGGCCTGCACCATCAGGCCGATGCCGAGCTTCGCATCTTCGCCGAGCGCACGCGCGGCTGGCCGGTCGTACGCGATGCCTGGATGGTGTCGGGCGAATCCGATTTCCTCCTGCACTGCGTGGCAAGCGACCTCGGCGCCTTCCAGACCTTTGTCATCGAGGAACTGACCTCCACGCCGAACGTCGACACGGTGCGCACAGCCCTCACCATCCGCCGGGTCAAGGATGAAGGGTTGGTCTCGTTCGAGCGGCCGTGA
- the trxB gene encoding thioredoxin-disulfide reductase encodes MTTKHAPVLIIGSGPAGYTAAIYAARAMLKPMLVAGLQQGGQLMITTDVENYPGFGEPIQGPWLMSEMLRQAEHVGTDIIADIITEVDLNVRPFRATGDSGTVYTADALIIATGAQAKWLGIPTEQTFMGFGVSACATCDGFFYRGKDVAVVGGGNSAVEEALYLSNLAKSVTVIHRRSDFRAERILRERLLKKDNVRVIWDTVVDEITGRPGKTPLPPSVEGLKLRNVVTGVETQLEVDGVFVAIGHAPAVELFVGKLKQKPNGYLWTAPDSTRTDVPGVFAAGDVTDDIYRQAVTAAGLGCMAALEAEKYLAGIEVHREAAE; translated from the coding sequence ATGACCACCAAGCACGCGCCTGTCCTCATCATCGGTTCCGGCCCGGCCGGTTATACCGCGGCGATCTATGCCGCCCGCGCCATGCTGAAGCCGATGCTGGTCGCCGGCCTGCAGCAGGGGGGCCAGCTGATGATCACCACCGACGTCGAGAACTATCCCGGTTTCGGCGAACCCATCCAGGGTCCGTGGTTGATGAGCGAGATGCTCAGGCAGGCAGAACATGTCGGCACCGACATCATCGCCGACATCATCACCGAGGTCGATCTCAACGTGCGGCCGTTCCGCGCAACGGGCGATTCCGGCACCGTCTACACGGCCGATGCCCTGATCATCGCCACCGGCGCGCAGGCCAAATGGCTTGGCATTCCGACCGAACAGACGTTCATGGGCTTCGGCGTATCGGCTTGCGCCACATGCGACGGCTTCTTCTACCGCGGCAAGGATGTCGCGGTGGTCGGCGGCGGCAATTCGGCGGTGGAAGAAGCACTCTATCTGTCGAACCTCGCCAAGAGCGTGACGGTCATCCACAGGCGCTCGGACTTCCGCGCCGAACGCATCCTGCGCGAGCGGCTCTTGAAGAAGGACAATGTCCGCGTCATCTGGGACACGGTTGTCGACGAGATCACCGGCCGTCCGGGCAAGACGCCACTGCCGCCTTCGGTCGAAGGGTTGAAGCTGCGCAACGTGGTGACGGGTGTCGAGACGCAGCTCGAGGTCGACGGCGTGTTCGTCGCGATCGGCCATGCGCCGGCGGTCGAGCTGTTCGTCGGCAAGCTGAAGCAGAAGCCGAACGGCTATCTGTGGACGGCGCCGGATTCGACCCGCACCGACGTGCCCGGCGTGTTCGCCGCCGGCGACGTGACCGACGATATATACCGCCAGGCGGTGACTGCGGCGGGGCTGGGCTGCATGGCGGCGCTCGAGGCGGAGAAGTACCTGGCCGGCATCGAGGTGCATCGCGAGGCGGCCGAATAG
- a CDS encoding LysR family transcriptional regulator, with product MALDWDKLRVFHAAAEAGSFTHAAETLHLSQSAISRQVSALEHDVGVPLFNRHARGLVLTEQGEMLFRTAHDVLMKLETIKSRLTETKDRPSGVLRVTTTVGLGAGWLTERVQEFIELYPEISLQLILANEELDLTMRQADCAIRLRQPQQPDLIQRRLFTVHFHLYASPGYIAKHGRPASVAELKAHRIVTFGVPVPAHLSELNWLETVGDFEGGQRVPTLQINDILSIKRAVQGGAGIAMLPDYVISKDSGLVQLLPETEVPSFDTYFAYPDAMKNQAKLHVFRDFIIAKARSWSY from the coding sequence ATGGCGTTGGACTGGGACAAGCTACGCGTGTTTCACGCTGCGGCGGAAGCGGGGTCGTTTACACATGCGGCCGAGACGCTGCACCTGTCGCAATCGGCGATTTCGCGCCAGGTCAGCGCGCTCGAGCACGATGTCGGCGTGCCGCTGTTCAACCGTCACGCCCGCGGCCTGGTGCTGACCGAACAGGGCGAGATGCTGTTCCGCACGGCGCATGACGTGCTGATGAAGCTCGAGACCATCAAGTCGCGGCTGACCGAGACCAAGGACCGCCCCTCCGGCGTGCTCAGGGTCACGACCACGGTCGGGCTCGGCGCCGGCTGGCTGACCGAGCGCGTGCAGGAGTTCATCGAGCTCTATCCTGAAATCAGCCTGCAACTGATCCTCGCCAACGAGGAGCTCGACCTCACCATGCGCCAGGCCGATTGCGCCATCCGGCTGCGCCAGCCGCAGCAGCCGGACCTTATCCAGCGCCGCCTGTTCACGGTGCATTTCCACCTCTATGCGTCGCCAGGCTATATCGCCAAGCATGGCAGGCCGGCTTCGGTGGCCGAGCTCAAGGCGCACCGCATCGTCACTTTCGGCGTGCCGGTGCCGGCGCATCTGTCGGAGCTGAACTGGCTGGAGACGGTCGGCGATTTCGAGGGCGGCCAGCGCGTGCCGACGCTGCAGATCAACGATATATTGTCGATCAAGCGCGCGGTGCAGGGCGGCGCCGGCATCGCCATGCTGCCCGACTATGTCATCTCCAAGGATTCCGGCCTGGTGCAGCTCCTGCCGGAAACGGAGGTGCCTTCCTTCGACACCTATTTCGCCTACCCCGACGCGATGAAGAACCAGGCGAAGCTGCACGTGTTTCGCGACTTCATCATCGCCAAGGCGCGGAGCTGGTCGTATTGA
- a CDS encoding methyltransferase family protein: MRTFSAIAGSAAFFIAAPCIVAGLVPWLLTDRWDRPWSSLPDLAPLGWILIAVAVAALLHAFACFALEGLGTPAPVAPTERLVVGGLYRHVRNPMYVAVLSIIIGQALLFSSWTLVAYAAMAAAAMATFVKLYEEPTLARRYGDEYETYRRNVPAWLPRLTRWRG; the protein is encoded by the coding sequence ATGCGGACCTTTTCGGCGATCGCCGGCAGTGCTGCGTTCTTCATCGCGGCACCCTGTATCGTCGCCGGCCTCGTGCCGTGGCTGCTGACGGATCGCTGGGACCGGCCATGGTCGAGCCTGCCGGATCTTGCCCCGCTCGGCTGGATCCTCATCGCGGTCGCCGTGGCGGCGCTGCTGCATGCATTCGCCTGCTTTGCGCTTGAAGGCCTCGGCACGCCTGCTCCGGTCGCTCCGACCGAGAGACTGGTGGTCGGCGGGCTCTACCGCCATGTCCGCAATCCGATGTATGTGGCGGTGCTGTCGATCATCATCGGCCAGGCACTGCTGTTTTCAAGCTGGACGCTTGTCGCCTACGCCGCCATGGCAGCCGCGGCCATGGCCACCTTCGTCAAGCTGTACGAGGAGCCGACGCTCGCACGCCGCTATGGCGATGAATACGAAACCTACCGCCGCAACGTGCCCGCCTGGCTGCCCCGCCTGACGCGCTGGCGGGGGTGA
- a CDS encoding elongation factor G, which translates to MGNRAGGRRTGPKCIAIVGPFASGKTTLLEAILARTGAIPRQNPVSSGNTVSDHSPEARAHAMSVEATFATTEFMGEQFTFVDCPGSIEFSFEAEPVLAASDLAVVVAEADEKKIPALQLIMRKLDDLGVPRILFLNKVDKAIAGVRDTLKMLQPASAVPLLLRQIPLRKDGVVIGSIDLALERAYIYREYAESEVAQIPGDEKARELEARFSMLERLADHDDQLMEQLLEEIEPPKDAVFDDLAADLRDGAVTPVLIGTAEKGNGVLRLLKAIRHDAPDIDATRKRLGAPEGNATVVQVMKTIHTPHGGKLSVSRILSGQVADGSELWLPGGDMAKVSGIYRMLGKDQSKLTAAKTGDTVALGKLDAVKTGQTLTSAKGGMKPLLQFEPPQPVFAFALRPKERKDEVKMSAAIQRLAEEDPSLSLHHNQDSAETVLSGHGEMHLRVVRERLEGKNQIPVEGHPPAVPYRETIRKSAQQRGRHKKQSGGHGQFGDVVIEIKPLPRGAGFQFTDTITGGVVPKTYIQSVESGIRDYLKSGPLGFPVVDVAVNLSDGSYHAVDSSDMAFQMAAKLAMKEGMAGCSPVLLEPVMKVEIVTPSDATSKIIALIPQRRGQILGYDARPGWPGWDVVEATMPQSEIGDLIIELRSATSGVASYRAVFDHMAELTGRLADEAMNANGKAA; encoded by the coding sequence ATGGGTAATCGCGCCGGAGGACGACGCACGGGACCGAAATGCATTGCCATAGTCGGTCCCTTCGCAAGCGGTAAGACGACACTTCTCGAAGCCATATTGGCCCGCACGGGCGCCATTCCCCGCCAGAACCCGGTTTCCTCAGGAAACACCGTTTCAGATCATTCGCCCGAGGCGCGCGCGCACGCCATGAGCGTCGAGGCGACCTTCGCCACCACAGAATTCATGGGCGAGCAGTTCACCTTCGTCGACTGTCCCGGATCGATCGAATTCTCCTTCGAGGCCGAACCGGTGCTGGCCGCCAGCGACCTCGCAGTGGTCGTCGCCGAAGCCGACGAAAAGAAGATTCCCGCCCTCCAGCTCATCATGCGCAAGCTCGACGATCTCGGCGTGCCGCGCATCCTGTTTCTCAACAAGGTCGACAAGGCGATCGCGGGCGTGCGCGACACGTTGAAGATGCTGCAGCCGGCAAGTGCGGTGCCGTTGCTTCTGCGCCAGATACCGCTGCGCAAGGACGGCGTCGTCATCGGCTCGATCGACCTGGCGCTGGAACGCGCCTACATCTACCGCGAATATGCCGAGAGCGAGGTGGCCCAGATACCTGGCGACGAAAAGGCGCGCGAGCTGGAAGCCCGTTTTTCGATGCTGGAAAGGCTGGCCGACCATGACGACCAGTTGATGGAACAGCTGCTCGAGGAGATCGAGCCGCCCAAGGACGCGGTCTTCGACGATCTTGCCGCGGACCTGCGCGACGGCGCCGTCACGCCGGTGCTGATCGGCACCGCAGAGAAAGGCAATGGCGTGCTGCGTCTCCTGAAGGCGATCCGCCATGATGCGCCCGACATCGACGCGACCCGCAAACGGCTCGGCGCCCCCGAAGGCAACGCGACCGTGGTTCAGGTGATGAAGACCATCCATACGCCGCATGGAGGCAAATTGTCCGTGTCGCGCATCCTTTCGGGACAAGTCGCCGATGGCTCCGAGCTCTGGCTGCCCGGCGGCGACATGGCAAAGGTGTCCGGCATCTACAGGATGCTTGGCAAGGACCAGTCGAAGCTCACCGCGGCGAAGACCGGCGACACGGTCGCGCTCGGCAAGCTGGACGCGGTCAAGACCGGCCAGACGCTGACCTCGGCCAAGGGCGGCATGAAGCCGCTGCTACAGTTCGAGCCGCCGCAGCCTGTCTTCGCTTTCGCCTTGCGGCCGAAGGAGCGCAAGGACGAGGTGAAGATGTCGGCCGCCATCCAACGGCTGGCCGAAGAAGATCCCTCGCTCAGCCTGCATCATAACCAGGACTCGGCCGAGACCGTGCTGTCGGGCCATGGAGAAATGCACCTGCGCGTCGTACGCGAACGGCTCGAGGGCAAGAACCAGATTCCGGTCGAAGGCCATCCGCCGGCGGTGCCCTACCGCGAGACTATCCGCAAATCGGCGCAGCAGCGCGGCCGCCACAAGAAGCAGTCCGGCGGCCACGGCCAGTTCGGCGATGTGGTGATCGAGATAAAGCCGCTGCCGCGCGGCGCAGGTTTCCAGTTCACCGATACCATCACCGGCGGCGTGGTGCCCAAGACCTACATCCAGTCGGTCGAAAGCGGCATACGCGATTACCTGAAGTCGGGCCCGCTCGGCTTTCCCGTCGTCGACGTCGCCGTCAACCTGTCGGACGGCTCCTACCACGCGGTCGATTCCTCCGACATGGCCTTCCAGATGGCGGCCAAGCTTGCCATGAAGGAAGGCATGGCGGGCTGTTCGCCCGTGCTCCTAGAGCCAGTGATGAAGGTCGAGATCGTGACGCCCTCCGATGCGACCTCGAAGATCATCGCGCTGATCCCGCAGCGGCGCGGCCAGATCCTCGGCTACGACGCGCGGCCCGGCTGGCCAGGATGGGATGTCGTCGAGGCGACCATGCCGCAATCCGAGATCGGCGATCTGATCATCGAGCTGCGCTCGGCCACCTCGGGCGTCGCCAGCTACCGCGCCGTCTTCGACCACATGGCCGAACTCACCGGCCGGCTCGCCGACGAAGCGATGAATGCCAACGGCAAGGCAGCCTGA
- a CDS encoding cupin domain-containing protein codes for MKIIACGSTPTVIAPEKYFTGRVLQTPIIEKEAPARLRATLVSFDPGARTHWHTHPLGQTLYVTSGAGLAQTWGGLIQEIRAGDVISFAPGEKHWHGAGPKTAMTHIAMQEALEGVHADWLEAVTPAQYGG; via the coding sequence ATGAAGATCATTGCTTGCGGCAGCACGCCGACCGTCATCGCGCCGGAAAAGTACTTCACCGGCCGGGTGCTGCAGACGCCGATCATCGAGAAGGAGGCTCCGGCACGGCTGCGGGCGACATTGGTCAGCTTCGATCCGGGCGCGCGGACCCACTGGCACACGCATCCGCTTGGCCAGACGCTGTACGTCACGTCGGGTGCCGGCCTCGCCCAGACCTGGGGCGGTCTCATCCAGGAGATCAGGGCAGGGGACGTCATCTCGTTCGCGCCAGGCGAAAAGCACTGGCATGGGGCCGGGCCGAAAACGGCGATGACGCATATAGCGATGCAGGAAGCGCTCGAGGGCGTGCATGCCGACTGGCTGGAAGCGGTGACGCCGGCCCAATATGGCGGCTGA